A window of Brevibacillus sp. DP1.3A genomic DNA:
AAAAAGCAGTGAGGAAAGCTGTAGTCAAAGAACTGAAGGCGTACAAAGCACTTCGGGTGGCCGTCCAGAACAAGCAGGAACAGGAACAGGAAGGAGTATCCAACCTTTTTCCTTCGCTACAAAAGTCCGAAACCAAGAATGAAGTAAAAGTAAGACAAATCGAGCGCGCTCTGCAATTCACACTCGATGAGATGGAACGAAAAATCATCGAAGAAAAGTACCTAAGTCCATGTAGAAACAATGACATTAACATATACCTGGATCTAGGCCTGACTAAGGACCAGTATTACATAAAGAAACGGGATGCGATCTTTCAAATTGCA
This region includes:
- a CDS encoding ArpU family phage packaging/lysis transcriptional regulator; the encoded protein is MGAEQLSFLDPVNEKAVRKAVVKELKAYKALRVAVQNKQEQEQEGVSNLFPSLQKSETKNEVKVRQIERALQFTLDEMERKIIEEKYLSPCRNNDINIYLDLGLTKDQYYIKKRDAIFQIATALRII